The DNA sequence AGTGGATGTTCTATTTCTGGAAATGGGTCGACTCTACTCAATAGCTGCCATCTCCGTGCCACTGGCCCTGCCTACATTTGTCCCCTTGAATATAGCCTAACAGCCATTACCACTCCCTTCAGGGCAGGCTTGTCCTGAGCATTCGGGGTGTGGATGCATCTGTGCccagctgggggtgggagggatgagCTGACCTACGTACAGTGTGAAAAATGGGCCTAGCTTTCTGCAGCTGCTTGCAAGCCCCCAACTGGGTGCATGAGAGCTCTGTCCTTGGGTACCCACAGGTCAGCGAGAGGCCAACACAAACCAACTGGCCTCCACCTTAAACTGCTCTCTACCTCCTCTGCCCACAACCCCATCCCCCAGCCTAGGAGGATGGGCCATCATCCACCACTGGCTGACCAACAGACAAAGCCCAGCTCAGTGGCCCCTGTGGGGCCCACAGGTTTCTCCATAAAGACTCTTGGCTCTCACTGCCCACGGGACACCAAGGCGGAGCAACCACAGGAAGCTCTGAGTGTGGACCCaaaggtgtttgttttgtttgcttgcttgcttgcttgttattcagcctggtgtggtggcaaacacctttaatcgtCACAGAGGGAggggtctctctatatatattcaaagtaacctggtctacatagtgagttcgaagccagccagAGTTAGAttgtgagaccatgtctcaatcaatcaatcggtcaatcaatcaatcagtcaatcaggAAGGTGAGGAACCACAAAGGCAAGAAGTGAAGCACTAGCTATGACCTAGGAGAAGGTAAACTTgtccacacaccaccaccactatggCAGGTCTCATTTTTTTGGAAGTAGATAAAGACCATTTGCTGCCAAGaataggaaaggaggaaaagggagggaggtggCCAAAGTGGCCCGGCTCTGTCCAGTTTAAACCATGAGAGGCCACTCCCCAGCCTTTCCACCCAGCCCTCATCCCTGGCTCGGCGGGGTCCATCTACTGTGCAGTCCAGAAGACTAGGCTATGCCCAGGGACTGGAGGGTTGCACGCTATCGGGAGCGGGCCTCAAGAGTCGGAGCAGACATCTCCACCATCTTTGCCCCAGCAAACAAACACGCACCAAAATGGAAGTTCAGTCTTGCCCTAAACTGGAGCACCATCAGATAGCAGAGGCCGGTAATTCCATCGGGCCCTATGGAGGAGCGGTGGCCCAGACAGAAGCCTGGCCTCCCCAGGGCTAGTCAGATCACCATCTCAAGGCGCTGGTGTGTGTAGTCGCAGGCAGCCCCAGCAGCCTGAGTCCTATCTCAAACTGAGGACCAAGGGCCCAGCTGTTTGTAAGGGGTGAGAAACACACTGCTCCTTTGCAAAGCATGTGCACTAATTTGTAGCCATCCAAAAGGCGGTTTGGGAGcccgcaccccacccccatcccggTGCCAAGTCTAAGAATCAAGAGGACCAAGACCCCAGGTCCCAAATGGACAGGCAAGAGTGACAGACCCAAGGGTGGGTCCTCTTCCCTCCCAGCTTCCCccttaagagccagaggattccACACGGCTTGCTCAGGGTTTCCAGCTCTTCCTGGCCAGGCATTTCCTCCGCTCCAAGAGGCCTGCACTCTGAATGATGTCTGACTCTAGGACAGCACTGACTGACAGAGGGAGGGACCACGGGAGAGAGAGGACCCTGCAGCAAGGTACAGAGGAACTCCCAGACTTGCCCCCAACACCACTAGGGAGAAGGGAACGGGCCCAGAAGACAGTAAAGCATGACCAGTCATCTGAGACCCAGGAGGAAGGACTAGGAAGTGAGGTTGCCTGCCTCCAGGGTGGGGCCTGTGCCTTAGTGAAATGGTCTCCACAGCCCTTCTAGGAAATCTACTGGTGGATGGACAGGACTTCAGGTCTTCCCGACCTGTCCCACAGAGAGCTGGAGACCAGGCAAGATTCATTAAGACCAGGCACCTACCCTTAGGTGACCCGGCTCCCTGTCTGTCCAGAACCATGTCTACAGGGAAAGAAAGGATGTGACAGAGACCCGGTTGGAGGATGGCTTagaggaagtggggggggggNNNNNNNNNNGGGGGGGGCCATCCCTGACTTTAAGATCACAAGGCCAGAGGCTGGAGCCGTGGTAGCTCTgtgttaagaatactggctgctcctGCTGAAGATTCTGGTTccgtccccagcacccacaaggtggcccAGAACCATAGCtaccttcagttccaggggatcccacaccctcttctgacttgcaCATTATACGAACGTAGTACACGTACACACAAGCAGGCAGAAACAATCATACACATTAAAGtgaaatatgttttctattttaaagacagggtctcactatgtggccctggaTGGCCTgagcccacagagatccacctgcatctgctcCAGACTGAGATTAAAAGCTGGCACCACTACACCCATCAaaatcctcaaaaaaataaataaataaataaaataaaataaaataaagatcctATCCCTGTaggagaggatttttttttttttgttcctgcttctaagCCTTGTGGCTTCCATTGATGTCCACTTGTCCCCAAGAGGAAAATGAGAACTAGCTACCTGTATTTCTGAGACCCCCCAGGGCAGCCCCCGCAGAGATCAAACAGACATCGATCCCAATGTAAGTTTGGGTGCACTTCCTAAGTACTCTGTAATGGGGGCAGAGCTCAGGCTGGGATATAGACTTCTCCCCGTAAGTGTCTGACCTTATCCTCCTGAAGCCCAGGAGCACCTAACACACAAGGCAGAGGTCCAAGGAGGCGGGCAGGGGCTGGGAGAAGACTGAGCCTACAGCAAAGGTTCTCTCCTATGGCCGGTGCTAGAGTTGAGGCCATCCTAGAGGCCTGAGCTTCTCGTTTCTAACCTTAGCTCAGCCTACAGGACACTCACCAGATAGACGCTCCTTAACTGCCACTCCCAAGCCAGATGGCATGAGTCACGTAAAGGCACAAGGAACTTCGGAGTGTAGATGCTCATTAAACTTGGGCTAATGTTTCCCTTCCTGCTTTAAGGAACAACTATGAGGTCAACCCCCACTCCCAGCTACCCTCCCACTCCTGACAACCCTTCCCTAGCAAAATCCAAGACTAGGATATCTAAGCCCCGCCCACAGCAAAGCCTTTCACCGGTGTCCAGGCAAGGGATCACGCGGGCCTCCCTAATGGAGGGCTCCTGGCTCTAGAGGCCACAGCATTTATCTGGACCATTTTCCTTTGCAGGCACTGAACTCTGGGTCACTAGAACGTTGGGCCTTCACCTGCACGTAGCACCGACCGAAGCCCTTCTGCAGTTACTGTCTCACGTGTGTCCAGAGTCCACTGACCAGACCCTGGTCTCTCCCACCATGCTCTAGGTCCCGCCTACACAGCTTAGCCATTCGACTCTTCTCTTGATGACAGAGCCATTTTTCTTCTGCTCAACGGGACAAGAAGACAGGGCGGGCACAAAAGCTCCACTCACAAGCTTGGGCTAGGGGCTTCCCTACCCACATCCCAAGGTGACAATTCTCCAAGTGGCACTTCTTGGCGTGAAAAACAGTATCCGGATGAAGACAGAAGTCCCAGATCCCTTCTTTAAAGGCCCGGTTGTGAAGGCAGGATATTACAAACGAGGAAGCAGGCCTTGAGGGTCAGCAAGGTCACAGACCAGGTCAGATCAGGGAAGAGAGAGTTCACTGGGCTCTCCTGACCCTGGAGCCAGGAGCTGTAGGCAGCAGGCTCCTCTGCCTTAAGTTCGACACTGGGCGTTCCATCCCAGAGAAGGCGCGTGCATTCCCAGGCTGTCATTCGAAGACAGCTTCCCTCCTCTCAGCGTTCTGCCATGGTTCCCATTTTATAGGTTCAGGGACTTGCCTAAGAGTTTCAAGGAACTGCTGTGAGTGACTGCCACAAGCAGTTGTACACAGAAAATGGGTATGAGTAGGAGCTGGGTTCCCTTGTAAAAGATGCTGCTCATGGACCAACATGCCACAAAGTTCCTGTCCCAGGAGCTCAGAGGTCTGGCATGGGACAGAGTCCTGGTGGGATTACCACTGTGAtgggaagccagcctggtgttgAAGAGTAagaaggtagaggaagagaggtagatggacacacacacacacgcactgtgCACTCACTCCAAAGAGGAGAGCTGAAGCCTCCTGTAAGAATGGACTCTTCTACTCAAGcgctacccccccaccccctcccccgctGGAGCTCCCTCCAGACCCCGGCAGGCCCAGAGGGTACCAAAGCAATACCGAGCACCTCTTCAAGCCTCAGTTTGCCAAGGAGCCTTCCTGGAAGAACTCCGCAGCCCTCTACAGCCAGCAAGCCCTTTGTGGTAAATGTGATATGCTGAGTGGGTTGCCTTGCCTGTGGACTTCTGGGGCCCTGAGGACCTAGCACCCAAGTGCACAGACAGTGTCACAGAACCCCCCCACCAGAGTCGGGCTGCAGGAAAGGGAAAGCTTGCATAACCCGCCCATTATCTCCCTGACCTTTGCTCCAGGCTGGCAGCCTGAGGAAAGGCAGCCTTATTAGCGGAAGCCTGAGGCCTCCTGGAAAAGACCTTTTCACTGCCAGCTCACTCCGTCTTTTTTTAAGAAAGCTCAGACCACCCTCTACTTCACCCtttcaaaaatcaacaaaaacagccACGGGAGATCCAACCCTGCTCACGTTGAGTGGCTCAAAATTTTAACCCGAATGTGAAAAAGATAACCAACATTCACTCACGGGCTTCAATTAGCCACAGGAGCCACAGGacatgggggttggggagagaaggACACACACCCAAGGACAGGAGATGAGCAGTGGGCTACAagaatatggtgtgtgtatgtgtgtgagtgtgtgtgtgtgtgttactctcAAGAGAGTTCCATACTGTGCTGAATAAATGTTCTACCCCTAAGCTATACCCCccagacagaatttttttttgtcttaaaaatcacTTCATTGTGGAAAAAAAAGGGGGCCGAATTTCTAACATTTAAACTGGCTCCACCCACAAAACTGGATTAGAATGACAGCAAGGACACCCTAGCCCTGACTTCAGCCAGCCAGGCCCCAGCCTCTCAAAAGGAGCCCAGTGCCCATCCAGGGCCCACCCCCCCACACGCCAAGATCTATTTGTATGTGCATTTACAGACTGGCAAACCCCACCTCAGTCAGGACTACCCTGAATACAGATGATCACCTCCACCACCGCCAGTTGAGGCCTTCTAGAACACCTTACAGGGCTGAGGGCACAGCAGCAGAGCTCCTCCAGGGAGGACAGCAGGACCTTGGTTCCCTGGCTCAGCAGTAGgtgcagccacacacacagcacatggaGGGCGCTCAGACCCACAAGCAGATTCAAAGGCAAGCAGAGTTTGGAAGAGAAGCCTCCAGAATGTGCTGGCAGGCCTCCTATGGCAGACTCCTCCAACAAACGCCGGGACCACTGTGGGCAGGTGCCAGTCCACTGTACTGACCTTCTTGGAGGAAGGGTTTCCGTGGGCTCCCCTTGACCTTCCAGAAGAAGGGCAGGGAGGCAAAATTAACCATGTTGCTCGAGATACGTGAGGGAGTTGGGCTGTCCAGACCCTGTGGATAACAGGGTTATCAACGAACCACTCTGTGCTCACTGATAGGACGGAACAGTTCCAGCAGTGGATGGGAAAAGGCACCACCGGGAGGGATCAGGAACAGGGAGGTATCCATGTTCCCTGAACTCACCGGAAAGCAAAAATGGCAACTGCAGGGACCTCAAGCCACTCTTGGCAGAAACACCAATGGCCCTGATGGAGAGACCCCAAGGAGACAAAGCTGGGgtcctctctgtgtctcccctTGCACGTATGTAAAGCAGGGCTGATGCAGCCTGCCTGGGGCTGCTGTGAGCACGCACCAGGACTAGGTGCTAAGGTGAAAGCAAGCCCAGTGTCTGACTCCACTCTGGCCACTGCCTAGACTCTCTAGTTATCTCTCTCAGCTCAGCCCCCTGCTCTTCAAAGCCAAGGAAGGCTTTGGATCCCAGTCTAGGGAAACCCAGTTTTCCTTGTTTCCTGGAATTCTGTGTGAGATCAAGGGAGGATACCTTGCTGCCACCCACTGACTTCAAGagacaaaactaaaaagaacaaTTCGGTGTGGAGCTGAAATTTGTAGTAGTAACAATGCTGAGTTTCTGGTCCGTGCCAAAGCAACAAAGTCTGCAGCATTGTTGGTGCAAGGACGCTTGGAGGGGGTGGGGTCTGTAGGAAACTGGACTCTTCTGCCCCTACCCATCCCCAGTGAGGTGGAAACCTCCAGTTTGGCCAGGTCCTTCTCTACTGCACTATTCACTACTGCAACTGCAACTACTGCGACTGCAACTCTGGGCCAGACCCACACCtcctagcaaaaaaaaaaatgaccgtCTGCAAAGAGGTGGAGACACTCAAGCAAGGCAGTGTCCTGCGGAGACTCACCCTGGCCACTGTTATTGATGACACAGCTGAAAACCAGCAACCCTGTGTTTCCCTAAGTGCAAAGATTCTCCTCCTTCGTGATGCACTTGGGGAAATCAAGACCCAGAACACTGGCCCTCCCAGACCCCCcaggggaaggggaagccaaGGAGATGCATGCCAGCTCTGAGAAGTGGAGTGTCCTTTCCCCAAATTAAGCTGGAACTTGACATCTAGAGCTTGAGTGAatagctgtgggggaggggggaggcccTGTAGATGCAGTGTTACAAAAAGAAACCTGAGTTGCTGTGGTAGATTGCTAATCAGTAACAAAATATCCCTCTAGCCGCAGTCCTTTCCTGAACTCACAAACTCTGGATTAGTAAATACAGGGGAAACCTCTAGCTGACCTGCATGGGAACTACAATGCCTGCCTCAAAAATGCCGGCAGAGGGCTTGGCCAGGAAACCCAGGAAAAAGCTTGGTCCTCAACTCCAGCAGTCAATTTGGGGAAGAGAAGTTCTTCTAAGCCTTGACAGTATATGGACGGAGAAAGGCTTAAAGGAGAACAGAAAGGGCGGGTTATTCCTCACTACCAGGCGAACAATTCAGGCAGAGACAGGTGCCATCAACACTGAGAACCAAGCTCCCCAAAACTGTGGGGAAAACTGGGAAGTACAGCAGCACCTGGCAGTCAGGACAGGAGGGAAGCTGCAGGGCCCAGATCACCACTGAAGGAACAGCCACAGTACCCTAGGTGGGCACACCCTCCCATAGGCTCAATAGCAACAGGTCGAGGAAGGCAGCGCAGACCTCCAACCCACACTGTGGTCACAGATGACCCCAGCACTTCCTGTAAGGCGATCAAGCTTACAAATCTCTTCAGGGGCATTATGTATCTCCACCTCACAGCCCGGTGAGGCCGGGCATTGGCCTCTCCAACttaaaagcaaggaagaaaggaaactgaggcacacggGCAAGTCGGAATCCATTACAAATATATCCTCTGGGGAAAACTGTAGAGACCAAGTTGCCCCAATCAGTACTGTGGGCCTTCTGGGAAGCCAGGAAGGCTCTTATCTTAGTCCAGAGTGCTCTGGCTCAGCTTAGTCAAGGTCTCAGCATGGGTGCTTGTGtgccagcccagcccaggagATACTGCTGGGAAGCAAGCAGGGGAGGAAACCAGCCGCAAGCACAGTGCAGTCGTGGGTGCTGAGCAAGTCTGAGGGACTATCTGGGGCTCCAACCAGAAGGAGAAATTCACTTGCTTTAAGCTCAGGGGCCTTTCATAGTCTTTCAAGAAAGACTCCGCTCTGCCCTCAAGTTTTTTCAGGGTGGGGTGAGAGACACCCCTCGACAGCCCCAGAGTGCCAGCTGCCACAAAAAAACTGCGGAGGAGAAACTTTTCCGAGGCATCAGCTAGACAGGGACACCACCACGCTGGATGCTCCATTTGCTGCGGAAGGGTCTGAAGGTgcgaccccacccccaccctcaccccaccccaccccacccccgcccggcACCAGTGAGGTCTCCAGGAGCTACGGCTTCACGACAGACACCCTCGGGCTTCCAATCCGGGCGAGATGCTTACCGTGCAGGCCGTTGGGGATGCTTCGGTGGTGCGGCGGCGCTGACAGGTCATCCAGGGACCGGCGCGTGGCTCCGGCCTTGCCGTCGGGACCCTTGTGCGGCCCCGGGGGCAGCAGAGCCGTGGGgacgtggtggtggtggtccgGGCTGCCGCCGCTGCCCGCACTGGACGTGCTGCTGCCGTCGCCAACGTCGCGGGCCCCCGAGCCCGCGGCGCTGCCCGCCAGGGGCCcgctcaggctggcctggctgTCGATGGAGCTGCGGGagcccgcgccgccgccgccgctgccgccagCGCCCCCCGCCGCCGCCAGCGCCGCGCGCTCCTCgtccagcagcagcaccagctcTTTCAGCTCCAGGTTCTCGCGCAGCAGGGCCTCCTGGCGCGCCTCGAGCTCCCGCAGCTTCTGCTGCGAGCGGGCCACCTCGTGCCACACGGCGCCGGCCGCGTGGCGTCCGAAGCGCTGCCACTCGCGCGCTAGCTTGCGCCCTTTCTGCCGGTCGTCGTCCAGGAAACAGCAGAGCTCACGCAGCTCCTGATTGTCGTCCTGCAGCCGCTGGTTCACGTCCTTGAGGCCGCGGATCTCCAGCAGGTGCTGCTGCAGCCGCCGGTTCACGTCGCGCATCAGGCCGCCGTGCTCCAGCATGAGGCCCACCTTCTCGCCCTCCGCGCGCCGCAGTCGCCGCGCCAGCTCCTCCTTGCTCCAGCGCAGCAGTTCCTCGTCCGGCACCTGGCTCAGCTCCTCCGACGCCGCCGCTgcagccgccgccgccaccgccgggGGCTTCGCCATGGCGGGGCCGTCACCGCGGCATCGCCCTCGCCCGCGCCGGGCCGGCGCTCCCCGCGCCGGGGCTTCTCTGGGCCCGGCCACGCGCGCGCGGGGGGCGGCCGGGGACGCGTGCGGCCCGCCCTGCGCCGCCTCGCGCTGCCTCCCGCGACCCCCTCTGGGGTCACCCGAGAGCCCGCGCGCGCCTCAAGGCTGAGGAACCGGGACGGTGGCTTGCGTCGGCGGCCGCGGTGCCCGGGCTCTCCGGGCTCGGGCGCAGCAGGCGGAGGCCCGCCCCCGGCCCCGCTCCCGGAGCCCCAGCCGCCCCGCCCACCCCGGGCGGAGACGGGGCGGGGCGCCACCGTTGGGCCACGCCTCCGAAAGGGAGGCGAGCAGAGGCACGGCGGGCCCCCGAGGTCCCCCTACGCGGTGAGCCGGCCCGCCGGGCACCCTGCCAGAGGCGCGTTCGAGCCACGGTCCCGCCTTCCCACAGGTCTGATTGGACAGGTTCGGGGGTGTGCGGGAGGGGCGGGGCGCGCGCGGGGAGGCTGCGAAGATGGTATCTTCCAACCGCGGGGCCTTgcaccctcctctctcccccacccccggtTCAAGTTTCTTCGCCCCGGAGGACGCGGCCTGGGCCAATCCCAGGACTACAAGAGGTTTTAAAATGCAGGTAGGGCTAGGGGGTGGCGGGGACCGGTGGGAAAGGTAGGGCAGGGCTTCCCTTAAAGGCGACGCGCGAAAATGCGCGTCCCTTATCTGGCCAGCGTCCCTGACCCTCCCTTTCTCACTCTTAATAAACAAATGCCCACCGGGCGGGCGccgctccctccctccttccttccctcccggGGGCATCAGAGTTCCCTACAGTCCGAGAGAGTGGGAACAATAGGACCctgacatgggggtggggggggtcggGCAGGACTGCTCTTTGTCCCTTTCCGAGCCACCGATCCTCTCTACCTGGGTCCCTGCCTGATTTTGCAGCGGGGCTGTCTTCCCACCCCTAGCCCAAGACTGTGGCGCCTCGCCAGCCTTATCTCAGGGCCagatctctctcccttcttcttctgaCCTGGCGGAGGCCGAGGACCTGCCCATTTTTCAGAGCGGTTCTCCGAGCCCTTCCCCTCCGCGCACTACGCTGCTAAATCCCGGGACTGGAGGGACATATGCAGTTCGCTAGGTGGAAACCCCTGAGAAAGGCGAGGGAAGGTTTTCCACCCTGGCTATAGTTGGGCTCCGTAGGTACGCAGCGACCGCAGAACCTTCCCTCGCCCCGCATCTCTGCAGAGCATACGGATCGTCCTACACCTATAAGTCCGGTCCCCAAAGCGCATTTAACGGCGCTTCTGCAGCCAGCGGGCCGAGGGAAGGATGCGTTTCCCCTGGACCTACAAGGAGATAACCCACCCCGCGCGCGCACATACGGGGTAAGCTACCCAGGGCCTGGAGCGCGTGCCCGCGCAGCAGCTGAGGTCCCCTTTTACAGTTACTCAGCCGTTTACTGAACCACCGCGTGTGCCCTCTCACACCTTCCCCAGCCCGGGGGAATTCTACCGGGACTAGAGGCCACTTCTCTCTGAGGGTACTTGGCATtgttgggaggagggagagagtacaACGTGAGAAGAATCGGTGAGGCTGTCTGCAGCGCTATGCGGGGAATTCAATTGCCTTAGATCTGTGTTCTGGGAGGGACTAGGACCTAGGAGCTAGGATCTAAGCCTGAGCGACAAGGACAAAGGTAAGCGGGGAGACCGTGCAGAGGAAAGGAACAGCAAGTGGAATGGCCTTAGGGTTGGCCTGTTAGTGGCCGgtcaaaggggaggagaggccggCGAGATGGCTCCGCAGGTAAAGGAGCCTGAAGCTCAATCTGACAACCTAAATTAATTCCCAGGACAcagtgatggaaggagagacatTCCTCCCTcaggttgtgctctgacctccatatgggCTGTAGCATACAGAAAacctcacacagaaagaaataatgtaataatattaaaaaagaaaggtgcCATGGGTGGTGTGGGTCATTAACCCTATTAACCCTAGAGCTCGAAAGCTCAGGCAGAGGTGAtatctgaattccaggacagcctgaactacagagattctgtctaaaaaaaagaaaagaaagaaaagaaggatgaaATATGAAGTCAGCTCAAAAGGCAGGCC is a window from the Mastomys coucha isolate ucsf_1 unplaced genomic scaffold, UCSF_Mcou_1 pScaffold6, whole genome shotgun sequence genome containing:
- the Ccdc85c gene encoding coiled-coil domain-containing protein 85C isoform X3 is translated as MAKPPAVAAAAAAAASEELSQVPDEELLRWSKEELARRLRRAEGEKVGLMLEHGGLMRDVNRRLQQHLLEIRGLKDVNQRLQDDNQELRELCCFLDDDRQKGRKLAREWQRFGRHAAGAVWHEVARSQQKLRELEARQEALLRENLELKELVLLLDEERAALAAAGGAGGSGGGGAGSRSSIDSQASLSGPLAGSAAGSGARDVGDGSSTSSAGSGGSPDHHHHVPTALLPPGPHKGPDGKAGATRRSLDDLSAPPHHRSIPNGLHDPSSTYIRPLETKVKLLDGDKLPPQQAGSGEFRTLRKGFSPYHSESQLASLPPSYQEVLQNGPACPVPELPSPPSTVYSSAGQKPEAVVHAMKVLEVHENLDRQLQDSCEEDLSEKEKAIVREMCNVVWRKLGDAASTKPSIRQHLSGNQFKGPL
- the Ccdc85c gene encoding coiled-coil domain-containing protein 85C isoform X1, with translation MAKPPAVAAAAAAAASEELSQVPDEELLRWSKEELARRLRRAEGEKVGLMLEHGGLMRDVNRRLQQHLLEIRGLKDVNQRLQDDNQELRELCCFLDDDRQKGRKLAREWQRFGRHAAGAVWHEVARSQQKLRELEARQEALLRENLELKELVLLLDEERAALAAAGGAGGSGGGGAGSRSSIDSQASLSGPLAGSAAGSGARDVGDGSSTSSAGSGGSPDHHHHVPTALLPPGPHKGPDGKAGATRRSLDDLSAPPHHRSIPNGLHDPSSTYIRPLETKVKLLDGDKLPPQLPRPYGRQRSRLQQAGSGEFRTLRKGFSPYHSESQLASLPPSYQEVLQNGPACPVPELPSPPSTVYSSAGQKPEAVVHAMKVLEVHENLDRQLQDSCEEDLSEKEKAIVREMCNVVWRKLGDAASTKPSIRQHLSGNQFKGPL
- the Ccdc85c gene encoding coiled-coil domain-containing protein 85C isoform X4, whose protein sequence is MAKPPAVAAAAAAAASEELSQVPDEELLRWSKEELARRLRRAEGEKVGLMLEHGGLMRDVNRRLQQHLLEIRGLKDVNQRLQDDNQELRELCCFLDDDRQKGRKLAREWQRFGRHAAGAVWHEVARSQQKLRELEARQEALLRENLELKELVLLLDEERAALAAAGGAGGSGGGGAGSRSSIDSQASLSGPLAGSAAGSGARDVGDGSSTSSAGSGGSPDHHHHVPTALLPPGPHKGPDGKAGATRRSLDDLSAPPHHRSIPNGLHDPSSTYIRPLETKVKLLDGDKLPPQAGSGEFRTLRKGFSPYHSESQLASLPPSYQEVLQNGPACPVPELPSPPSTVYSSAGQKPEAVVHAMKVLEVHENLDRQLQDSCEEDLSEKEKAIVREMCNVVWRKLGDAASTKPSIRQHLSGNQFKGPL
- the Ccdc85c gene encoding coiled-coil domain-containing protein 85C isoform X2 codes for the protein MAKPPAVAAAAAAAASEELSQVPDEELLRWSKEELARRLRRAEGEKVGLMLEHGGLMRDVNRRLQQHLLEIRGLKDVNQRLQDDNQELRELCCFLDDDRQKGRKLAREWQRFGRHAAGAVWHEVARSQQKLRELEARQEALLRENLELKELVLLLDEERAALAAAGGAGGSGGGGAGSRSSIDSQASLSGPLAGSAAGSGARDVGDGSSTSSAGSGGSPDHHHHVPTALLPPGPHKGPDGKAGATRRSLDDLSAPPHHRSIPNGLHDPSSTYIRPLETKVKLLDGDKLPPQLPRPYGRQRSRLQAGSGEFRTLRKGFSPYHSESQLASLPPSYQEVLQNGPACPVPELPSPPSTVYSSAGQKPEAVVHAMKVLEVHENLDRQLQDSCEEDLSEKEKAIVREMCNVVWRKLGDAASTKPSIRQHLSGNQFKGPL